A window of the Synechococcus sp. M16.1 genome harbors these coding sequences:
- a CDS encoding Wzz/FepE/Etk N-terminal domain-containing protein, whose protein sequence is MTSKLSTNLVQPQISPVGDEIDLRQFASALGRQKKLIALIAGGSVLLSGWYASTLQQVWQGQFQIVLEEQNSPKSGLGQLVAGKPGLANIAGLRIGGGNQLMTEVKILESPSVLKPTYDFVKASKAKAGENTSSLSFRDWRDANLKIELLQGTSVLNIIYRDTDQKLILPVVRKISSDYQLYSGRDRSKSITNSLAFIREQVERFRKRAAESSRALDSFSITYGISTSGESVSSSGIDASNLVSYNSSSRLRTSTSQSNTQSFQGNALGQLAAINQELIRRQQRFTSRDPGVLALIRERDALRRYIEVTAGGSLTLPGLQPATKEQAQEVILQFKELNRTAKRDAATLDELESSLLALQLEQARQTEPWELISDPTLLDRPVAPRKKRIVTLGLLVGLVLGCGAGLIRDRRSGLVFSDNELRSSLPGPMLDRLKLHQPDTWPLSFALLAQGPLNQAKSVGLIPVGVIDNNRLNDLAKALQMALGQKTLVISKELVQTRSCDSQILLVQAGNCSRSELAQIKQSLTLQGTPVVGWLLIDSTTEAL, encoded by the coding sequence ATGACAAGTAAACTATCTACCAACTTGGTTCAGCCACAGATTTCTCCAGTAGGGGATGAAATCGATCTCCGACAGTTTGCTAGTGCCCTGGGGCGCCAAAAAAAACTGATCGCCCTTATAGCCGGTGGGTCTGTCTTATTAAGTGGTTGGTACGCCTCCACCCTCCAACAGGTTTGGCAAGGTCAATTTCAGATCGTTCTCGAAGAGCAAAATTCTCCTAAGAGCGGGCTAGGACAACTCGTCGCTGGCAAACCAGGACTAGCCAACATAGCTGGGTTACGTATCGGAGGGGGAAATCAATTGATGACAGAAGTAAAAATCCTTGAAAGCCCCTCGGTGCTCAAACCCACCTATGACTTCGTTAAGGCAAGCAAGGCAAAAGCCGGTGAGAACACAAGCAGCTTGTCTTTCCGTGACTGGCGCGACGCCAACCTAAAGATTGAACTACTCCAAGGCACATCAGTTCTCAACATTATTTATCGAGATACTGACCAAAAATTAATTCTCCCTGTGGTCAGAAAAATCTCAAGTGATTATCAACTTTACTCCGGTCGGGATCGATCAAAGTCAATCACTAATAGCCTTGCCTTCATCAGAGAACAGGTTGAACGGTTTCGGAAACGTGCAGCAGAATCAAGCCGCGCTTTGGATTCTTTCTCCATAACTTATGGTATCTCCACTAGTGGAGAATCAGTAAGTAGTTCTGGTATTGATGCTTCAAATCTGGTAAGTTATAATTCAAGCTCAAGATTAAGAACCTCAACTAGTCAATCCAACACACAAAGCTTTCAGGGAAATGCTCTTGGACAACTCGCAGCAATCAATCAGGAACTTATACGCAGACAACAACGATTCACCAGCCGTGATCCAGGGGTGCTGGCCCTGATACGCGAGCGAGACGCTCTGCGTCGGTATATCGAAGTTACTGCCGGGGGAAGCCTGACATTGCCAGGCCTGCAACCAGCGACCAAAGAGCAAGCCCAAGAGGTCATCCTGCAATTTAAGGAACTCAATCGCACTGCAAAAAGAGACGCCGCCACCCTTGACGAGCTGGAATCCTCTCTCCTGGCCCTACAACTCGAGCAGGCCCGCCAAACCGAACCCTGGGAGCTTATCTCAGATCCCACCCTGCTCGATCGGCCTGTGGCTCCCAGGAAGAAACGCATCGTCACCCTTGGATTGTTGGTAGGTCTAGTGCTCGGCTGTGGTGCTGGGTTAATACGTGATCGCCGGAGTGGCCTTGTGTTCAGCGACAACGAGTTGCGTTCATCGTTGCCGGGCCCAATGCTGGATCGCCTAAAACTTCATCAACCCGACACCTGGCCATTGTCCTTCGCTCTGTTGGCACAAGGTCCTCTCAATCAGGCAAAGAGCGTCGGCTTAATTCCCGTTGGCGTAATCGATAACAATAGATTGAATGACCTTGCCAAAGCTCTCCAAATGGCTTTAGGCCAAAAAACTCTAGTGATCAGCAAAGAGCTCGTTCAAACTCGAAGCTGCGACTCACAAATACTGCTGGTACAAGCAGGCAACTGCAGCCGTTCAGAATTAGCCCAAATCAAACAAAGCTTGACCCTTCAGGGCACACCCGTAGTCGGGTGGCTGCTGATAGATTCCACAACGGAGGCTTTGTGA
- a CDS encoding polysaccharide biosynthesis/export family protein, producing MKAKRIFIGALLAFAGIIYSPCAKSEENKSLFTNQLIPKRVEANFNNEYILGSGDILEIELVDIPDLSGQFFIGPDGTIYLPRLRALNVEGMTVDELQSLLTIKYKEYLIDPQVYVRPVAYRPIRVYVGGEVKRPGYYTLSGNQSLTLSNNQQLNQIINDPKVPYSGASPQTFNQPQLNITRSTFSVFPTIFDAIQNAQGITPYSKLSEVQVTRRKPQSKGGGRIRTELNFLSLITEGDESQNIRLFDGDVVNVGKSQKVLLDQLIKAGKSNLTPEFMQVYVTGRVKEPGPVILPQGSSLVHAVDLAGGTQVLHGKVEFIRFTRASEMDRRIFGLNSDTPSGDYRNPVLMAGDVIRIRETPLTKSVAVINELTTPVLGVYSLYSIFEDFSN from the coding sequence TTGAAAGCTAAGAGGATTTTCATTGGTGCATTGCTTGCTTTTGCAGGAATCATTTATTCACCTTGTGCTAAAAGTGAAGAAAACAAGAGTTTATTTACCAATCAGTTAATACCAAAACGAGTTGAAGCAAATTTCAATAATGAATATATTCTTGGTTCTGGTGATATTTTAGAAATCGAACTTGTTGATATCCCAGATCTGAGTGGTCAATTTTTTATTGGTCCGGACGGAACAATATATCTACCCCGACTACGTGCTCTGAATGTAGAGGGTATGACTGTTGATGAACTTCAGTCACTCCTTACTATCAAGTATAAAGAATATTTAATCGATCCGCAGGTTTATGTCAGGCCTGTCGCCTATAGGCCAATTCGTGTTTACGTAGGAGGTGAAGTTAAGCGTCCAGGCTATTACACTCTCTCCGGCAATCAAAGTCTTACCTTAAGCAATAATCAGCAACTTAATCAGATTATTAATGATCCAAAAGTACCATACTCAGGGGCTTCTCCTCAAACATTCAATCAACCTCAGCTTAATATCACCAGGTCCACATTTTCTGTTTTTCCCACTATTTTTGATGCCATCCAGAATGCACAAGGAATTACTCCATATTCTAAGCTTTCTGAAGTACAAGTAACAAGAAGGAAGCCCCAAAGTAAAGGTGGTGGGCGTATACGCACTGAGCTCAATTTCCTTTCCCTGATAACAGAGGGAGACGAATCTCAAAACATTCGTCTCTTCGACGGAGATGTTGTTAATGTTGGTAAAAGCCAAAAAGTTTTGCTAGATCAATTAATTAAGGCAGGTAAGTCAAACCTTACTCCTGAGTTCATGCAGGTATATGTAACTGGCCGAGTCAAAGAACCTGGACCAGTCATCTTGCCTCAAGGGTCAAGTTTAGTACACGCAGTGGATCTTGCTGGTGGAACCCAGGTACTGCACGGAAAGGTTGAATTCATCAGATTTACGCGTGCAAGTGAAATGGATCGACGGATCTTCGGTCTGAATAGCGATACTCCTTCAGGTGATTACCGAAACCCAGTTCTGATGGCAGGTGATGTGATTCGAATTCGTGAAACTCCTTTGACAAAATCTGTCGCTGTAATCAATGAACTAACTACCCCAGTACTAGGTGTGTATTCGCTCTATTCAATCTTTGAAGACTTCAGCAACTAA
- a CDS encoding rhamnan synthesis F family protein, whose product MTEPHHRLVTVMAGYAHGGEWSPVTLRWIRAVRSVSDFLILVADQDDLSAPAEFANDECTFFLARRHRAYDFGSYRLGLAEADSRGWLASASHVLLCNDSVIGPFFDFGAVVLKMIDLATPVWGLTESYLYSPHLQSYFLLIQSEVILNPAVRDFFASVVPQSSRHDVIQAYELGFSRLIKSLGFSWKALLPAAEMFDPRNGEMMGNSTAYPICSLLEKMPVIKTRAFKEDEANQDGLARTCAVVAREFPEVWEQMWQASPHRRLWQESISVAILLRSCEYDVLAERIGWVKQHHHPKLRCCITVHTTETKKRAQMLKEFKKDIEDGLLSVQVCECSVMSDQALLQLVACADVDWITVSSNNLWRDFASLQLQLRRLAEQPDVDIVDGMPRLWRRELLFDFERFTEFKVDWSACMP is encoded by the coding sequence ATGACTGAACCGCATCATCGGCTGGTCACGGTGATGGCGGGCTATGCCCATGGTGGGGAATGGTCCCCGGTCACCCTGCGTTGGATTCGGGCTGTGCGCTCCGTTAGCGATTTTCTTATTCTGGTGGCTGATCAAGATGATCTATCTGCACCGGCTGAATTTGCAAATGATGAATGTACTTTTTTTCTAGCAAGACGGCATCGTGCCTATGATTTTGGCTCCTATCGCTTGGGGTTGGCTGAGGCTGATTCTCGGGGTTGGTTGGCCTCTGCCTCTCATGTGTTGTTGTGCAATGACAGTGTGATTGGACCGTTTTTTGATTTTGGGGCTGTTGTCCTGAAGATGATTGATCTAGCGACTCCTGTTTGGGGATTGACCGAATCTTATTTGTATTCGCCGCACTTGCAAAGTTATTTCTTGTTGATTCAGTCTGAGGTCATCCTTAATCCTGCTGTTCGAGATTTCTTTGCTTCTGTGGTGCCGCAGTCGAGTCGCCATGATGTGATTCAGGCCTATGAATTGGGGTTTTCACGGCTTATCAAGAGTCTGGGTTTCTCCTGGAAAGCTTTGCTTCCGGCAGCTGAGATGTTCGATCCACGGAATGGAGAGATGATGGGCAATTCAACGGCCTATCCGATCTGTTCTTTGCTGGAGAAGATGCCAGTGATTAAAACCCGTGCTTTCAAGGAAGATGAGGCGAATCAAGATGGCCTTGCTCGAACTTGTGCGGTTGTTGCTCGTGAGTTCCCTGAGGTTTGGGAGCAAATGTGGCAAGCTTCACCCCATCGACGCCTTTGGCAGGAATCAATCTCTGTCGCCATCTTGCTGCGCAGTTGCGAATATGATGTTTTGGCTGAGCGTATTGGCTGGGTTAAACAGCACCATCATCCCAAGCTGAGGTGCTGCATCACCGTTCATACAACTGAGACCAAGAAACGGGCTCAGATGCTAAAAGAATTCAAGAAAGATATTGAAGATGGACTTCTTTCTGTTCAGGTCTGTGAATGTTCTGTTATGAGTGATCAGGCTCTTCTGCAGCTTGTGGCATGTGCTGATGTCGATTGGATTACGGTTTCTTCCAATAATTTATGGCGTGATTTTGCGTCTCTTCAGCTGCAGTTGCGGCGTCTTGCTGAACAACCCGATGTGGATATTGTTGATGGGATGCCAAGGTTATGGCGTCGTGAACTTCTATTTGATTTCGAGCGATTCACCGAGTTCAAAGTTGATTGGAGCGCATGTATGCCTTAA
- a CDS encoding glycosyltransferase family 1 protein yields MHVGFDRQAFLRQKHGGISRYFSDLYFEIKKRQDNKISALLLFQKHQNSYLSEEGIGVNLNSINARFYIKALESLNPRIRISSKVDVHHATYYMGRPYRKNSKAILVSTLHDMNPEKYPRYFRKNPHLNKREWLSESDLIVSVSKASAEDLLETMPQLSTRLKVIHLHSRFNSHSDKKKPGVFYLDGREYLLYIGSRTGCKNASILLEAFAKCSPKRNNLKLIFAGGGSFVKEEKKLINALGLSTHVQQMNVSDEELWYLYTYAKAVVVPSIGEGFSLPLVEALSADVPVICSKISVHWEVAGLYGEFVDPRNIQEWVDIFNSLDKLAKPSHKLKSKEYRKLCEYYSISRMANQHIQEYINLCPQ; encoded by the coding sequence TTGCACGTCGGCTTCGATAGGCAAGCATTTCTTCGTCAAAAGCACGGAGGTATAAGTAGATATTTTTCTGATCTTTATTTTGAAATAAAAAAACGTCAAGACAATAAGATTTCAGCTCTTCTCTTATTTCAAAAACATCAAAACTCTTATCTTTCAGAAGAGGGAATAGGAGTAAATCTTAATTCAATTAATGCCCGTTTTTATATTAAGGCTTTAGAGTCGTTAAATCCCAGGATTAGGATTTCTTCAAAAGTCGATGTACATCATGCGACTTACTATATGGGAAGACCTTACCGTAAGAATTCTAAGGCAATCCTTGTATCTACATTGCACGACATGAATCCTGAAAAGTATCCTAGATATTTTCGAAAAAACCCACATCTTAACAAAAGAGAATGGTTGAGTGAAAGTGATTTAATCGTTTCTGTAAGCAAGGCTTCTGCAGAAGATTTGTTAGAAACTATGCCACAACTATCTACACGCCTTAAGGTAATACATCTTCACTCCAGATTTAACTCCCATAGCGATAAGAAAAAACCAGGAGTTTTTTATTTAGACGGCAGAGAATATTTGCTATACATTGGATCAAGAACAGGTTGCAAAAATGCTTCTATATTACTAGAAGCATTTGCAAAGTGCAGTCCGAAGCGCAATAATTTGAAGCTTATCTTTGCTGGTGGTGGTAGCTTTGTTAAAGAAGAAAAAAAACTAATTAATGCACTTGGGTTGTCGACACATGTACAGCAAATGAATGTAAGTGATGAAGAATTATGGTACTTGTATACATATGCCAAGGCAGTCGTTGTACCTTCTATCGGCGAAGGTTTTAGCTTGCCCCTTGTTGAAGCATTGTCTGCGGATGTCCCTGTTATTTGTTCAAAAATATCTGTTCACTGGGAGGTTGCAGGTCTATACGGTGAATTTGTTGATCCAAGAAATATACAGGAGTGGGTAGATATATTTAATTCGTTAGATAAACTAGCAAAACCATCACACAAATTAAAATCGAAAGAATACAGGAAACTTTGTGAATATTATTCTATAAGCAGAATGGCCAACCAGCATATTCAAGAATACATAAATTTGTGTCCTCAATAA
- a CDS encoding capsular polysaccharide synthesis protein — protein MLFKPILIKMRALVIILYLNFKFFRSGKRKEAEKYKYLELSNREEKEFLVIFSWLEHNYNLIRRLCHEEVFKIDRLHDSRDNHIFSFWNSGHNLSPKLIKWCSKELENSSNNVILLNERNIIKFDKLDLSYFKYVRKWCNKIDVLRFELLAKYGGVYIDADLWCREDAQFYIEQLEKKNSNFFAFSEPSIFNMRIGFLAGKKGNYISVMLYVALKHLWQREKPFFLEQVCFHHVRWLFMALCIYDNEFAENWKRSLTRNVLPNYALIRNLRKHGNKAHVYKSISQSDIHILSHKRSDIKIEQLVYWSKQYKFVDDRKCITVAEFNSRPKEAS, from the coding sequence ATGCTCTTTAAACCTATTTTGATAAAAATGAGGGCATTGGTAATTATTTTATATTTAAATTTCAAGTTTTTTCGATCAGGGAAGCGTAAAGAAGCTGAAAAGTATAAGTATCTTGAATTAAGCAATAGAGAAGAGAAAGAATTTTTAGTAATCTTTTCATGGCTAGAGCATAATTATAACTTGATCCGAAGATTATGTCATGAAGAAGTATTCAAGATAGATAGACTACATGATTCCAGAGATAATCATATTTTTTCTTTTTGGAACTCGGGCCACAATCTATCTCCCAAATTAATAAAATGGTGTAGTAAAGAACTAGAAAATTCAAGCAATAATGTGATATTGTTGAATGAAAGAAACATAATTAAGTTCGACAAATTAGATCTATCATACTTTAAGTATGTTCGGAAATGGTGCAATAAGATTGATGTATTACGGTTTGAGCTATTAGCAAAATATGGCGGGGTATATATAGATGCAGATTTATGGTGTAGAGAGGATGCACAGTTTTATATAGAACAGTTGGAAAAGAAAAATAGCAACTTTTTTGCTTTCTCAGAACCTTCAATATTTAATATGAGAATTGGTTTTCTTGCAGGGAAAAAAGGGAATTATATAAGTGTTATGCTATATGTTGCTCTTAAGCATTTATGGCAAAGAGAGAAGCCATTTTTTCTTGAACAAGTCTGTTTTCATCATGTACGTTGGTTATTTATGGCGCTTTGCATCTACGATAATGAGTTTGCGGAAAATTGGAAAAGATCTCTAACAAGAAATGTCTTACCAAACTATGCTCTTATCAGAAACCTGAGAAAACATGGAAACAAAGCACATGTATACAAAAGTATTTCTCAAAGTGACATCCATATACTATCTCATAAAAGAAGCGATATTAAAATTGAGCAGCTAGTTTACTGGTCCAAACAATATAAATTTGTAGATGATAGAAAGTGTATAACAGTAGCCGAATTCAATTCAAGACCCAAGGAAGCATCTTAG